The following coding sequences lie in one Nitratireductor mangrovi genomic window:
- a CDS encoding LysE family translocator, whose protein sequence is MEPAVLLVTVFAIFIPALILPGPDFVAVVRSSMTRGTAAGLMTTLGVTLGLGMYATLSLVGLSAVLVEFEWLAWAVRAVGGAYLIYLGIRLVLAKPETIEIDDEKGSRGNSLLFGFLVTLTNPKAVVLFASVFATSVTAETPGWLMATMVALVMASSALWYAFVSLCMSSAPVIRSFGRARHWIERAAGVCFVAIGGKILADSRNPITP, encoded by the coding sequence ATGGAACCCGCCGTCCTGCTCGTCACCGTGTTCGCCATCTTCATCCCGGCGCTGATCCTGCCGGGCCCCGATTTCGTCGCCGTGGTGCGTTCGTCGATGACGCGCGGCACAGCGGCGGGGCTGATGACGACGCTCGGCGTGACTCTCGGGCTCGGAATGTATGCCACGCTCAGTCTGGTCGGGCTGTCGGCCGTCCTCGTCGAGTTCGAATGGCTGGCCTGGGCGGTCAGGGCAGTGGGCGGCGCCTATCTGATCTATCTCGGCATCAGGCTGGTGCTCGCGAAACCGGAAACGATCGAGATCGATGATGAAAAAGGCTCGCGCGGGAATTCGCTGCTGTTCGGGTTCCTGGTCACGCTGACCAATCCCAAGGCCGTGGTGTTGTTTGCCAGCGTCTTCGCCACCTCGGTGACCGCCGAAACGCCCGGGTGGCTGATGGCGACAATGGTGGCGCTGGTCATGGCGAGCTCGGCTCTATGGTACGCCTTCGTCAGCCTGTGCATGTCGTCGGCCCCGGTGATCCGGTCATTCGGGCGCGCCCGCCACTGGATCGAGCGCGCCGCGGGCGTCTGCTTCGTGGCGATCGGCGG